In a single window of the Anaerocolumna cellulosilytica genome:
- a CDS encoding aminoglycoside phosphotransferase family protein, whose protein sequence is MIPGSIIGVGNTATVYDWEPGKVIKLFHSGYPKASVEREYHNAVMLQDKKFSKPSVYDFIIVDNRYGIVYDKIQGESLLDRLLQTQNLNESAKILAELHQEILQNHIQEVPDYKDFLRHNLEKVSWQSQKEKEKILDLLHGLPKGNILCHGDFHPGNVILTPEKPVVIDFMNICAGDYYYDVARTVFLIEFTPVPSVPGDVETLMELKTALADAYLKYMKVTRDEISNVLPVIIASRAGE, encoded by the coding sequence ATGATTCCAGGTAGTATAATTGGAGTAGGTAATACTGCAACTGTATATGATTGGGAGCCCGGAAAGGTAATAAAACTTTTTCACTCCGGCTATCCGAAAGCTTCTGTTGAAAGAGAATATCATAATGCAGTAATGCTGCAAGATAAGAAGTTCTCAAAACCATCTGTTTATGATTTTATTATAGTTGATAACAGGTATGGTATTGTATATGATAAGATTCAAGGAGAATCCTTATTAGATAGATTACTGCAAACACAGAATTTAAATGAGAGTGCAAAAATCTTAGCTGAGCTTCATCAGGAAATACTGCAAAATCATATACAGGAGGTTCCGGATTATAAAGATTTTTTACGTCATAACTTAGAAAAGGTATCTTGGCAATCCCAAAAAGAAAAAGAGAAGATATTAGATTTATTACATGGTTTACCAAAAGGTAATATCCTGTGCCATGGTGATTTTCATCCGGGAAATGTAATATTGACACCTGAAAAACCAGTTGTAATTGATTTTATGAATATCTGTGCAGGCGATTACTATTATGACGTTGCAAGAACTGTATTCTTAATAGAATTTACTCCTGTACCGTCTGTTCCGGGAGACGTTGAAACCCTAATGGAATTAAAAACTGCTTTAGCAGATGCTTATCTAAAATACATGAAGGTTACCCGAGATGAGATTTCTAATGTTCTTCCGGTTATTATAGCCTCAAGGGCTGGCGAATAA
- a CDS encoding antibiotic biosynthesis monooxygenase — translation MIARIVKIKCITGMEDQLIRVGKNKLVSLNVKAGCIEVHFLEPNHEDDNPHFGVISLWKNQQSLNSLRNNKEYRSLQSELAPLIDLITEEIYTISD, via the coding sequence ATGATTGCGAGAATTGTAAAAATAAAATGTATTACAGGAATGGAAGATCAATTAATCAGGGTAGGTAAGAATAAATTGGTTTCACTAAATGTTAAAGCTGGCTGTATCGAAGTACATTTCCTAGAGCCGAACCATGAGGATGACAACCCACATTTTGGTGTTATTAGTTTATGGAAAAATCAACAATCGCTTAATTCCCTAAGAAATAATAAAGAATACCGTTCGTTACAAAGTGAATTAGCACCACTGATTGATTTGATAACAGAAGAAATATATACCATATCTGATTAA
- a CDS encoding PucR family transcriptional regulator gives MHLNISILLEQLSDIILCTKNDNYSDELHLNRPEHYINQEVLLCDHIYIASQQSLPASLKTELGACLISVGKPPEDFFNKELSIICVKDEINILALFNEVQVLFNQYDTWDQRLQQCVNYNTDLQDIIDVSDIIFRNPIYFSDADYRILAESKNNPLNIKYNYIPEKCLTDLKQSENYEQMWNNEIPTFSDHDYRHLSIVVRSQGRFVLFISIMEARAPFRESDPILLRHMAHYALLNYEQNQVHEQNHFTSLNYILKQYLNKQQVTEQTLEKALTSHSWKANHNFNFCFIELSEMDIRYNMIKSQCAQIEKIFTNSAIVFEYHNNLCTVINLSLLSDIKTETKLHSLLQSSNLRLGKSKEFSDINNVRNYYIQASSALELGKHLNPNLHYYKFEDYCLEYILNSPCQNLTPESLCPDGLIKMREYDKNHNTQYVLTLKTYIDQKFNATHAAKKMFIHRTTLLERLNKISTFINMDLDNPRNCLYLMIALVLLNY, from the coding sequence ATGCATCTCAATATTTCTATTCTTCTGGAACAATTATCAGATATTATTCTTTGTACAAAAAATGATAACTACTCCGATGAATTACATTTGAATCGACCAGAACATTATATTAATCAGGAGGTACTATTATGTGACCATATATATATTGCTTCTCAGCAATCATTACCGGCTTCTCTCAAGACAGAGCTCGGTGCTTGTTTAATCAGTGTGGGAAAGCCGCCAGAAGATTTTTTTAATAAGGAGCTTTCTATTATCTGTGTCAAGGATGAAATCAACATTCTTGCTCTTTTCAATGAAGTACAAGTATTATTTAATCAATATGACACCTGGGATCAACGTCTGCAACAATGTGTCAATTACAATACAGACTTACAAGATATTATTGATGTGTCCGACATTATATTCCGCAATCCTATTTACTTCAGTGATGCCGATTATCGTATACTTGCAGAGTCAAAAAATAACCCATTAAATATTAAATACAATTATATACCAGAAAAATGCTTGACTGATTTGAAGCAAAGTGAAAACTATGAGCAAATGTGGAACAACGAGATACCAACATTTTCAGATCACGATTACCGGCACCTATCCATCGTAGTTCGATCTCAGGGCAGATTTGTACTTTTTATTTCGATTATGGAAGCGCGCGCACCTTTCCGAGAGAGCGACCCAATTCTACTGCGACACATGGCTCATTATGCCCTGCTCAATTATGAGCAAAATCAAGTTCATGAACAAAACCATTTTACTTCGTTGAATTATATTCTAAAACAGTATCTAAATAAACAGCAAGTAACAGAACAGACACTTGAAAAAGCGCTCACATCCCATAGTTGGAAGGCAAACCATAATTTTAATTTCTGCTTCATTGAATTATCTGAAATGGACATCCGCTACAATATGATTAAATCCCAATGTGCCCAAATCGAAAAAATCTTTACTAACTCTGCCATCGTATTCGAATATCACAACAATCTCTGTACAGTAATCAACTTGTCCTTATTGAGCGATATTAAAACTGAAACAAAATTACACTCACTTCTTCAGAGTAGTAACCTTAGATTAGGTAAAAGTAAAGAATTTAGCGATATTAATAATGTGAGAAATTATTATATTCAGGCTTCCTCTGCACTGGAACTTGGAAAACATTTAAATCCGAATTTACATTACTATAAATTTGAAGACTATTGCCTTGAGTATATACTAAATAGTCCCTGCCAGAACCTTACACCAGAATCTCTTTGCCCAGATGGTCTAATCAAGATGAGAGAATATGATAAGAATCATAATACTCAATATGTCCTCACTCTAAAAACATATATTGATCAAAAATTCAATGCAACACATGCTGCAAAAAAAATGTTTATCCACCGCACCACTCTCTTAGAACGATTAAATAAAATCTCTACTTTTATAAATATGGATTTAGATAATCCTCGAAATTGTCTTTACTTGATGATTGCATTAGTACTTTTGAATTATTAA
- a CDS encoding PQQ-dependent sugar dehydrogenase produces the protein MASIHSMADVTGQFPYRAEIVAENLRVPWAIDISEDGTIYFTERIGNVQKIKDGLLLSEPIVSLKSPFISQGESGLMGLVLDPDFGENHYLYLMYTYRENGSLYNRIVRFTEEDDKLTEETVIFDKIPASATHNGGRIKIGPDNKLYIATGDANNTELPQDKNSLGGKILRIELDGSIPVDNPFPDSPVYSLGFRNPQGIAFNSNAVMYASEHGELAQDEINVIIPGGNYGWPLYTGNEGSDSEDYQKPLVSNSTETWAPSGLAFITQGPFTGQLLAATLRGNRLLAVSLEADGTAAEAINSWLYGRYGRLRDVFQAKDGSIYLLTSNTDARGLPQSNDDKLIQLIPTD, from the coding sequence ATGGCAAGTATACATAGTATGGCAGATGTTACCGGTCAATTTCCTTACAGGGCAGAAATTGTAGCGGAAAACTTAAGAGTTCCCTGGGCAATAGACATCAGTGAAGACGGAACCATATACTTTACCGAGCGTATCGGAAATGTACAAAAAATAAAAGATGGACTTCTTTTATCTGAGCCGATAGTAAGCTTAAAATCTCCCTTTATCAGCCAAGGTGAAAGCGGTCTTATGGGGCTGGTTTTAGATCCGGACTTTGGTGAGAATCATTATCTATATCTTATGTATACCTATCGTGAAAATGGCTCTTTATATAACCGGATAGTCCGATTTACAGAAGAGGACGATAAATTAACGGAAGAGACTGTTATATTTGATAAAATACCCGCAAGCGCCACTCATAACGGAGGACGCATTAAAATCGGACCGGACAATAAATTATATATTGCAACCGGTGATGCAAACAATACAGAATTACCCCAGGATAAAAATAGCCTTGGGGGAAAAATTCTCCGTATAGAACTAGACGGCAGTATACCAGTGGATAATCCTTTTCCCGATTCCCCGGTCTATAGTCTGGGTTTTCGTAATCCTCAGGGTATAGCTTTTAATTCCAATGCTGTTATGTATGCTTCAGAACACGGTGAACTTGCTCAGGATGAAATAAACGTTATTATTCCAGGTGGAAATTATGGCTGGCCATTATATACAGGTAATGAAGGTTCTGACAGCGAAGATTATCAAAAGCCACTCGTTAGCAACAGTACTGAAACTTGGGCACCTTCCGGTTTAGCCTTTATCACGCAGGGACCGTTCACAGGTCAATTACTTGCTGCCACCTTGCGTGGCAACAGATTACTTGCTGTCTCCTTAGAGGCGGATGGTACAGCAGCAGAAGCAATAAATTCATGGCTCTATGGCAGATATGGCCGATTAAGAGATGTGTTTCAGGCCAAGGATGGTTCCATCTACCTTCTCACTAGTAACACGGATGCAAGAGGTTTACCCCAAAGTAATGACGATAAATTAATTCAATTAATACCAACTGATTAA
- a CDS encoding HAMP domain-containing sensor histidine kinase gives MMKHPKVSNKPIKVQVRRTFLKIIAASVLATAITYILTLILLIYHEQNTILPANYYEQQIPAIYKYIEKKGEVLLGSSEKDRLEEIIPIEGMEYQVLNAAGDILYGTYNATVINNSKDIYYKLNKTEGYKGSYIHYIPVLSADDNKTLQGVVLLIYDLKLGYTNNYYRFIYTFAFTTALLPPFIYIILFTLIFSKRFANGINKPLSMLMTAYQKVGEKDLDFEIIYESGDELGQLCNAFNKMKEALKHSLEYQWKLEQERIDTIQNLAHDLKTPISNLMIYAESLLSQDNHSNDKLNRYLQVIHDNAERSVQLVSQMQYTTDLEYDESHLLLAPVNITDFVHAKLAEYELKASRKKIIITFNSSNAYGANFYIDIEKLERILDNVLSNAVSYTPTGGTISVFLKIKNNYIHYTIQDTGIGFQGKVIEKATQRFYRGDNARNSETGHSGLGLYISKQLLEKMNGSLTVGNSETGGARVEIWHKIYHQT, from the coding sequence ATGATGAAGCATCCTAAAGTTAGTAATAAGCCCATTAAAGTACAAGTCAGGCGTACATTCTTAAAAATCATTGCTGCCAGTGTACTGGCAACCGCAATCACATATATTCTAACCCTGATACTGCTTATTTATCATGAACAAAATACTATACTTCCGGCTAACTATTATGAACAACAAATTCCTGCCATCTATAAGTACATTGAAAAAAAAGGAGAAGTATTGTTAGGCTCATCAGAAAAAGACCGATTGGAAGAAATCATTCCGATAGAAGGCATGGAGTATCAGGTGTTAAACGCTGCCGGCGACATCCTATACGGCACGTATAATGCTACTGTTATCAATAATTCAAAAGATATATACTATAAACTCAATAAAACAGAAGGATATAAAGGCAGCTATATACACTATATCCCTGTTCTAAGCGCAGATGATAACAAAACTCTGCAAGGGGTCGTTTTATTAATTTACGATCTTAAGTTAGGTTATACTAATAATTATTATCGGTTTATATACACCTTTGCTTTTACAACTGCATTACTACCACCTTTTATATACATCATTCTGTTTACGCTGATTTTTTCAAAACGTTTTGCCAATGGTATTAACAAACCACTAAGTATGCTAATGACAGCATATCAAAAAGTAGGCGAAAAAGATTTGGATTTTGAAATAATTTATGAGTCCGGTGATGAATTAGGACAGTTATGTAATGCTTTTAACAAAATGAAAGAGGCGTTAAAGCACTCTTTGGAATACCAGTGGAAATTGGAACAGGAACGGATAGATACCATCCAAAATCTGGCTCATGATTTGAAAACTCCTATCTCAAACCTTATGATATATGCAGAATCTCTATTAAGTCAGGACAACCATTCGAATGATAAGTTGAACCGTTATCTTCAGGTCATACATGATAATGCAGAGCGCAGTGTCCAACTTGTCAGTCAGATGCAATACACCACTGATCTTGAATATGATGAAAGTCATCTGTTACTTGCTCCCGTTAACATAACTGATTTTGTGCATGCTAAATTAGCAGAATACGAGCTTAAAGCAAGCCGTAAGAAAATAATAATTACGTTTAATTCCTCAAATGCATATGGGGCAAATTTTTATATTGATATAGAAAAACTGGAACGTATACTAGACAATGTTCTATCCAATGCTGTATCCTATACTCCCACTGGCGGTACCATATCTGTCTTCCTTAAAATAAAAAACAACTACATTCATTACACCATTCAGGATACCGGTATAGGTTTTCAGGGAAAAGTAATAGAAAAAGCAACCCAGAGGTTTTATAGGGGAGATAATGCACGTAACAGTGAAACCGGTCATTCCGGACTTGGGCTCTATATAAGCAAACAGCTTTTAGAGAAAATGAATGGTTCCTTAACTGTGGGAAATTCTGAAACAGGCGGAGCTAGAGTTGAAATATGGCATAAAATCTATCACCAAACCTAA
- a CDS encoding iron chaperone, whose translation MEENKITVKSIDEYIGQFPDDLQKKLMELKKVIQLAVPEATEKISYGMPTFYLYGNLVHFAAHQKHIGFYPGSSGIEAFMDRFEGYKVSKGTVQFPIDNPFPYDLITEIVRYRAIQNVAWAKEKKSKRKK comes from the coding sequence ATGGAAGAAAATAAAATAACCGTTAAATCCATTGATGAATATATTGGGCAGTTTCCAGACGATTTACAAAAAAAGCTTATGGAGTTAAAAAAAGTCATCCAACTTGCTGTACCAGAGGCAACGGAAAAAATCAGCTATGGTATGCCCACTTTTTATCTTTATGGGAATCTGGTTCATTTTGCCGCCCATCAAAAGCATATTGGTTTCTATCCGGGTTCCAGTGGTATCGAAGCATTTATGGATAGATTCGAAGGATATAAGGTATCAAAGGGCACTGTACAGTTTCCTATTGATAATCCTTTCCCTTATGATTTGATTACAGAAATAGTAAGATACAGAGCTATACAAAACGTTGCCTGGGCGAAAGAGAAGAAAAGTAAACGAAAAAAGTAA
- a CDS encoding nitroreductase family protein, whose product MNETIKIILNRRSIRKYKNEQIKDEELQMILEAGKYAPCGLNQQSTYFTVVQNEKMLKKINDVCKQVYLSSGIKVFEDRAKADNFCVYHGAPTFVIACGEKEVAAYLNNGSVALENMLIAAESIGIGSCWIHALTMIFQTEEGQTLKNELGIPDNHVFVGAAAFGYKDMPQPSPAPRKEGTVNIIR is encoded by the coding sequence ATGAACGAGACAATCAAAATCATATTAAACAGAAGAAGCATCCGCAAGTATAAAAATGAACAGATTAAAGATGAGGAACTGCAAATGATACTGGAAGCTGGAAAATACGCTCCTTGTGGCTTGAATCAACAATCTACATACTTTACTGTAGTACAAAATGAAAAGATGCTAAAAAAAATTAATGATGTGTGCAAGCAAGTCTACCTCAGTTCAGGGATTAAAGTTTTTGAGGATCGAGCAAAGGCTGATAATTTTTGTGTATATCATGGTGCTCCGACGTTTGTTATAGCATGTGGTGAAAAGGAGGTAGCCGCTTATCTTAATAACGGCAGTGTGGCGCTAGAAAACATGTTGATTGCTGCTGAATCAATAGGAATTGGTTCATGTTGGATTCATGCATTGACCATGATTTTCCAGACAGAGGAAGGACAAACATTGAAAAACGAATTAGGAATCCCAGACAATCATGTCTTTGTCGGCGCAGCAGCTTTTGGATATAAAGACATGCCACAGCCATCTCCGGCTCCAAGAAAGGAAGGAACAGTAAATATTATTCGTTAA
- a CDS encoding oxygen-binding di-iron domain-containing protein, whose protein sequence is MTQIYPNLYQFTDVVEPIKLSMHQYLLLTDEPILIQTGSVTQAQAMLPKIKELLGDCSLKYILISHFEADECGGLSLIIKEYPNAIAVCSEVTARQILGFGIAANVEIKKPGDFFTGSNFDFEIISYPSEVHIWEGLLFMEKKNRIFFSSDLMFGMGENHGQVLETSWDDAVGVSGAESLPTLDMQKKLIADLKTLSPVFVASGHGPCIKIV, encoded by the coding sequence ATGACACAGATTTATCCAAATCTATATCAGTTCACAGATGTTGTTGAGCCAATTAAACTTTCTATGCACCAATACTTGCTTTTAACGGATGAGCCAATCCTTATTCAAACAGGCTCTGTAACACAAGCTCAAGCCATGTTACCTAAGATTAAGGAGTTACTAGGTGACTGCTCACTCAAATATATTTTAATTTCTCATTTTGAAGCAGATGAGTGCGGAGGTCTGTCACTGATTATAAAAGAGTATCCAAATGCAATTGCTGTTTGTTCGGAAGTGACTGCAAGGCAAATCTTAGGGTTTGGAATTGCAGCAAATGTTGAAATTAAAAAACCGGGAGACTTCTTCACCGGAAGTAACTTTGACTTTGAAATAATTAGTTATCCCTCTGAGGTGCATATATGGGAAGGCCTTCTGTTCATGGAAAAGAAGAACAGAATTTTTTTCAGCAGCGATTTGATGTTTGGAATGGGAGAAAACCATGGACAAGTTCTAGAAACCAGTTGGGACGATGCGGTGGGTGTCAGTGGCGCAGAGTCTCTTCCCACCCTTGATATGCAAAAGAAGTTGATTGCTGATTTGAAAACACTTAGTCCTGTGTTTGTAGCATCTGGACATGGACCTTGTATCAAGATCGTGTAA
- a CDS encoding DUF3892 domain-containing protein: protein MPENNMNQLTNNLPMMALDDIPIPKPGAQQIVALVKESGRVTGYQLSDGRVLEKEEGVLLAKQGGIQGVGIASRNGNEYLKSLPDGSESNNLSNLPSVSN, encoded by the coding sequence ATGCCTGAAAACAATATGAATCAATTAACAAACAATTTGCCTATGATGGCACTGGATGATATTCCCATCCCAAAGCCTGGCGCACAGCAAATTGTTGCTCTGGTGAAAGAAAGTGGACGTGTCACTGGTTACCAGCTTTCTGATGGCAGAGTTCTAGAGAAAGAAGAGGGTGTCCTGCTGGCAAAACAAGGCGGAATACAGGGTGTGGGAATTGCTTCCAGAAACGGAAATGAATATTTAAAGTCTCTTCCGGATGGCAGTGAGAGCAACAATTTAAGTAACTTACCCTCTGTCTCAAATTAA
- the ygiD gene encoding 4,5-DOPA-extradiol-dioxygenase, with amino-acid sequence MERMPALFIGHGSPMNAIEENTFVKEWKALKDKLPHPEAILSVSAHWFTSGTKVSDSRAPETIYDMYGFPKELYEIIYKAKGAPQFAHKTQQIISRQVAIDNTWGYDHGTWSVLHRIYPEADIPVFQLSVDRNASVLEHYKIGQELTKLREQGVLIFGSGNVVHNLARISWEMEGGYTWAEEFDAYIKENIVSRKDDNVLNYHKIGTSSTLAFTSLDHYAPLLYVLGASHKSEQITVFNDSCILGSLSMTSYLFE; translated from the coding sequence ATGGAACGAATGCCTGCGTTGTTTATAGGACATGGTTCTCCTATGAATGCAATTGAAGAAAATACCTTTGTAAAAGAGTGGAAAGCCCTGAAAGATAAACTTCCTCATCCAGAGGCAATCTTATCTGTATCTGCCCACTGGTTTACAAGCGGTACCAAAGTTTCGGATTCAAGAGCGCCTGAAACAATTTATGATATGTACGGTTTTCCGAAAGAACTATATGAAATTATTTATAAGGCAAAAGGAGCACCACAGTTTGCCCATAAAACCCAGCAAATTATCAGCCGTCAGGTTGCTATTGATAATACATGGGGTTATGACCACGGTACTTGGTCCGTTCTGCACAGAATATATCCAGAAGCTGATATCCCTGTGTTTCAGCTTAGTGTAGATAGAAATGCCTCGGTCCTGGAGCATTATAAAATTGGTCAGGAGCTGACAAAACTTCGAGAACAAGGGGTTTTGATTTTTGGTAGTGGTAACGTGGTACACAATTTAGCCAGAATTAGTTGGGAGATGGAGGGTGGCTATACTTGGGCAGAAGAATTTGATGCCTATATCAAAGAAAATATAGTAAGCCGAAAGGATGACAATGTTCTGAATTATCACAAGATAGGTACCTCCTCAACCTTAGCCTTTACTTCCCTAGATCATTATGCACCATTACTGTATGTTTTGGGAGCCTCCCATAAGTCAGAACAGATTACAGTATTTAATGATTCCTGTATTTTAGGTTCACTTTCTATGACCAGTTATCTGTTCGAATAG
- a CDS encoding pirin family protein, which produces MSKCNIKKIIRGQRAVDGAGVHLVRVLGSDDMKDFDPFLMLDSFDSVNPSDYTAGFPMHPHRGIETITYLIAGEIEHEDSLGNKGSIHSGETQWMTAGSGILHQEMPQASDRMLGIQLWLNLPRNEKMTEPAYFSITEEMIAKTTQEEVEIKVISGTFGSTAGIVPKHIPATLFDILLPPGKELLVPVKSDETAFIFLIEGDTILEGKRVSEKSAILYDKGDEIVVLAPQDSPSRVLFFSGKPLHEPIAWGGPIVMNTKEELGVAFEELRKGTFIK; this is translated from the coding sequence ATGAGTAAATGTAATATTAAAAAAATTATACGTGGGCAAAGAGCGGTTGATGGTGCCGGTGTTCACCTTGTTCGGGTATTAGGAAGCGATGATATGAAAGATTTTGATCCTTTTTTAATGTTGGATTCTTTTGATTCTGTAAATCCCTCCGACTATACTGCAGGATTTCCCATGCATCCTCATCGGGGAATAGAAACAATCACCTATCTGATAGCCGGTGAAATTGAACACGAAGATAGTCTTGGGAATAAAGGGTCTATACATTCCGGAGAGACGCAATGGATGACTGCTGGCAGCGGTATCCTTCATCAAGAGATGCCTCAGGCCTCCGACAGAATGCTTGGCATCCAACTATGGTTAAACCTGCCCCGGAATGAAAAAATGACAGAACCTGCTTACTTTAGCATAACGGAGGAAATGATTGCTAAAACCACACAGGAAGAGGTGGAGATTAAAGTTATATCCGGTACATTTGGCAGTACTGCTGGCATTGTACCTAAGCATATTCCAGCTACTCTTTTCGATATTTTATTACCTCCCGGAAAAGAGCTTTTAGTTCCAGTAAAAAGTGATGAAACTGCATTTATTTTCTTAATCGAAGGAGATACAATCTTAGAAGGTAAAAGGGTTTCTGAAAAGTCAGCTATTTTATATGATAAGGGAGATGAAATTGTTGTTCTTGCACCTCAAGATTCTCCATCCAGAGTCTTATTCTTCTCCGGTAAACCACTCCATGAACCAATTGCCTGGGGAGGTCCAATTGTAATGAATACAAAGGAAGAATTAGGAGTTGCTTTTGAGGAACTAAGAAAAGGTACTTTTATTAAATAG
- a CDS encoding response regulator transcription factor, with translation MSKILIIDDEEELVELLKDELHARGHEVLTAYDGIAGINLAEKHPDLILLDVMLPASDGFTVCRTIREKVLCPILFMSARQSEADRVRGLTLGGDDYIVKPFTLRELMARIEANLRREQRAHYVNKEQKRTKLYFGILELNLIERTLTINNQNIILTRREYDIVEFLGMHSGQVFSREQIYEKIWGYDADGDSNTVVEHIKKIRSKLHTADSETEYLSTVWGIGYKWNKIRGKDAL, from the coding sequence TTGAGCAAAATACTTATTATTGATGATGAAGAGGAATTAGTAGAACTCCTAAAGGACGAACTTCATGCCAGAGGTCATGAAGTACTAACTGCTTATGATGGTATAGCAGGTATAAACTTGGCCGAGAAACATCCAGATCTTATTCTTTTAGATGTCATGCTTCCCGCATCGGATGGATTTACCGTTTGCAGAACCATACGTGAAAAGGTATTATGTCCTATATTATTTATGAGTGCAAGGCAATCGGAAGCAGACCGGGTAAGAGGGTTGACACTCGGAGGCGATGATTATATTGTAAAGCCCTTTACATTGAGAGAATTAATGGCTCGTATTGAAGCTAATTTAAGGCGTGAACAAAGAGCACACTATGTAAATAAAGAACAAAAGCGCACAAAATTATATTTTGGCATATTGGAACTGAATTTAATAGAACGCACACTTACCATCAATAATCAAAATATAATACTAACCAGGCGTGAATATGATATTGTTGAATTTCTTGGCATGCATAGCGGACAGGTTTTTTCCAGAGAACAAATCTATGAGAAGATTTGGGGCTATGACGCAGACGGTGATTCCAATACTGTTGTTGAACATATAAAGAAAATCCGTTCAAAACTCCACACTGCTGACTCAGAAACAGAATATCTGTCTACCGTATGGGGAATTGGATACAAATGGAATAAAATCCGTGGAAAGGATGCTCTATGA
- a CDS encoding DsbA family oxidoreductase gives MKIEIWSDFVCPFCYIGKRHFEIALEQFQHKEEVEVVFRGFQLDSYAKKDTGMDIHQILSTKHNIPFEEAKALNNELIQKAKTVGLDYQLDTMIPTNSYDALRLSYYAKEKGKIQEYMERIMKAHFTDSLNIGDHATLAQLSSEIGLDADEALDVLENDKYNENIEADRAEGLKIGIQGVPFFIVNGKYTISGAQPSKIFLDILQHAWKEDYDNIKTKAYIADSSSDEHCSDETCKLD, from the coding sequence ATGAAAATAGAAATTTGGTCAGATTTTGTTTGTCCTTTTTGTTATATTGGCAAACGTCACTTTGAAATAGCTCTTGAACAGTTTCAACATAAAGAAGAGGTAGAAGTCGTATTTCGAGGTTTTCAATTAGATTCATACGCGAAAAAAGATACAGGAATGGATATTCATCAAATATTATCTACTAAGCATAATATTCCATTTGAAGAAGCAAAAGCATTGAACAATGAACTTATACAAAAAGCGAAAACAGTTGGTTTAGATTACCAATTAGATACTATGATTCCTACTAATTCATATGACGCACTTCGTCTTTCTTATTATGCAAAAGAGAAAGGGAAGATTCAAGAATATATGGAGCGTATTATGAAAGCTCACTTTACTGATTCACTGAATATCGGTGACCACGCAACACTTGCTCAACTTTCAAGTGAAATAGGTCTTGATGCCGACGAAGCTTTGGATGTTTTAGAAAATGACAAATATAACGAGAATATTGAAGCTGACAGAGCTGAGGGATTGAAAATCGGAATTCAAGGTGTCCCATTCTTCATTGTGAATGGCAAATATACTATTTCAGGAGCACAGCCCAGTAAAATATTTTTAGATATATTACAACATGCATGGAAAGAAGATTATGACAACATTAAGACTAAAGCGTATATAGCCGACTCATCATCTGATGAGCATTGTTCCGATGAAACATGTAAATTAGATTAA